From a region of the Stenotrophomonas sp. BIO128-Bstrain genome:
- the lepA gene encoding translation elongation factor 4, producing the protein MRFIRNFSIIAHVDHGKSTLADRIIQLCGGLQAREMEAQVLDSNPIERERGITIKAQSVSLPYVAKDGQTYHLNFIDTPGHVDFSYEVSRSLAACEGALLVVDAAQGVEAQSVANCYTAVEQGLEVVPVINKIDLPTADIERAKAEIEAVIGIDATDAVPVSAKTGLNVQDVLEAIVHRIPPPVPRDTDKLQALIIDSWFDNYLGVVSLVRVMQGQIKAGDKLQVMSTGRNHQVDNVGVFTPKRKVLPALRAGEVGWVTASIKDVHGAPVGDTLTMAADPAAKPLPGFQEMQPRVFAGLFPVDAEDYPDLREALDKLRLNDAALRFEPESSEAMGFGFRCGFLGMLHMEIVQERLEREYNLDLISTAPTVVYEVLKTDGTIINMDNPAKLPPVNQVDEIREPIIRANVLTPEEYIGNIIKLCEEKRGSQLGINYLGSQVQISYELPMAEVVLDFFDKLKSVSRGYASLDYHFVRFDAGPFVRVDVLINGDKVDALSLIVHRSHADRRGRELCEKMKELIPRQMFDVAIQAAVGSQIISRTTVKAMRKNVLAKCYGGDVSRKKKLLEKQKEGKKRMKQVGRVEIPQEAFLAVLQMDK; encoded by the coding sequence ATGCGGTTCATCCGCAACTTCTCCATCATCGCCCACGTCGACCACGGCAAGTCCACGCTGGCCGATCGCATCATCCAGCTTTGCGGTGGCCTCCAGGCCCGTGAGATGGAGGCGCAGGTGCTCGACTCGAACCCGATCGAGCGCGAGCGTGGCATCACCATCAAGGCCCAGTCGGTCTCGTTGCCGTATGTCGCCAAAGACGGCCAGACCTACCACCTGAACTTCATCGACACCCCCGGGCATGTCGACTTCTCCTATGAAGTCAGCCGCTCGCTGGCCGCCTGCGAAGGCGCGCTGCTGGTGGTCGATGCGGCCCAGGGCGTGGAAGCGCAGTCCGTCGCCAACTGCTACACGGCCGTTGAGCAGGGGCTGGAAGTGGTGCCGGTGATCAACAAGATCGACCTGCCCACCGCCGATATCGAGCGCGCCAAGGCCGAGATCGAGGCCGTGATCGGCATCGACGCGACCGATGCCGTGCCGGTCAGCGCCAAGACCGGCCTGAACGTGCAGGACGTGCTGGAGGCGATCGTGCATCGCATTCCGCCGCCGGTGCCGCGTGATACCGACAAGCTGCAGGCGCTGATCATCGACTCGTGGTTCGACAACTACCTGGGCGTGGTCTCGCTGGTGCGCGTGATGCAGGGCCAAATCAAGGCGGGCGACAAGCTGCAGGTGATGTCCACCGGCCGCAACCACCAGGTCGACAACGTTGGCGTGTTCACTCCCAAGCGCAAGGTGCTGCCGGCCCTGCGCGCCGGTGAAGTGGGCTGGGTCACGGCCAGCATCAAGGACGTGCACGGCGCGCCGGTCGGCGACACCCTGACCATGGCCGCCGACCCGGCCGCCAAGCCGCTGCCGGGCTTCCAGGAAATGCAGCCGCGCGTGTTCGCCGGCCTGTTCCCGGTCGATGCCGAGGATTATCCGGACCTGCGCGAAGCGCTGGACAAGCTGCGCCTGAACGATGCCGCGCTGCGCTTCGAGCCGGAAAGCTCCGAGGCGATGGGCTTCGGCTTCCGCTGCGGCTTCTTGGGCATGCTGCACATGGAAATCGTGCAGGAGCGCCTGGAACGCGAATACAACCTGGACCTGATCAGCACCGCGCCGACCGTGGTCTATGAAGTGCTCAAGACCGACGGCACCATCATCAACATGGACAACCCGGCCAAGCTGCCGCCGGTGAACCAGGTCGATGAGATCCGCGAGCCGATCATCCGCGCCAACGTGCTCACCCCCGAGGAGTACATCGGCAACATCATCAAGCTGTGCGAAGAAAAGCGCGGCAGCCAGCTTGGCATCAACTACCTGGGCAGCCAGGTGCAGATCAGCTACGAACTGCCGATGGCCGAGGTGGTGCTGGACTTCTTCGACAAGCTCAAGTCGGTCAGCCGTGGCTATGCCTCGCTGGACTACCACTTCGTGCGCTTCGATGCCGGTCCGTTCGTCCGCGTGGACGTGCTGATCAACGGCGACAAGGTCGATGCGCTGTCGCTGATCGTGCACCGCAGCCATGCCGATCGCCGCGGCCGCGAGCTGTGCGAGAAGATGAAGGAACTGATCCCGCGGCAGATGTTCGACGTGGCCATCCAGGCCGCCGTCGGCTCGCAGATCATCTCGCGCACCACGGTCAAGGCGATGCGCAAGAACGTGCTGGCCAAGTGCTATGGTGGCGACGTTTCGCGCAAGAAGAAGCTGCTCGAGAAACAGAAGGAAGGCAAGAAGCGCATGAAGCAGGTCGGCCGCGTGGAAATCCCGCAGGAAGCCTTCCTGGCCGTGCTGCAGATGGACAAGTAA
- the lepB gene encoding signal peptidase I: MKLFEFLLVVLTLASGLILLAEKLYFAKRRAQRAGLLDTEPVVVDYARAFFPVLAIVLVVRSFIAEPYKIPSSSMMPNLLIGDFILVNKFSYGLRLPLNNAKVIPFGEPKRGDVVVFHFPGHSDNDPAKGENFIKRVIGVPGDQIEFQGNGLILNGEPVKYDNKGLYAGHNGQGEGSSLLVEHLPGRTHTVLETDYARGEGQWTVPAGKYLVMGDNRDNSDDGRFWGLLPEENLRGKAFLIWLNCSGWFCKDGFEPSRIGTGIH; the protein is encoded by the coding sequence ATGAAATTGTTTGAGTTCCTCCTGGTCGTACTGACGTTGGCCTCGGGCCTGATCCTGCTGGCTGAAAAGCTGTACTTCGCCAAGCGCCGCGCCCAGCGCGCCGGCCTGCTGGACACCGAGCCGGTGGTGGTCGATTACGCCCGGGCGTTCTTCCCGGTGCTGGCGATCGTACTGGTGGTGCGCAGCTTCATCGCCGAGCCGTACAAGATCCCGTCCAGCTCGATGATGCCCAACCTGCTGATCGGCGATTTCATCCTGGTCAACAAGTTCTCCTACGGCCTGCGCCTGCCGTTGAACAACGCCAAGGTGATCCCGTTCGGCGAGCCCAAGCGGGGCGACGTGGTGGTGTTCCACTTCCCGGGCCACTCGGACAACGATCCGGCCAAGGGTGAGAACTTCATCAAGCGCGTGATCGGCGTGCCGGGCGACCAGATCGAGTTCCAGGGCAATGGCCTGATCCTCAACGGTGAGCCGGTCAAATACGACAACAAGGGCCTGTACGCCGGCCATAACGGCCAGGGCGAGGGCAGCTCGCTGCTGGTCGAGCACCTGCCGGGCCGCACCCATACCGTGCTGGAGACCGACTACGCCCGCGGCGAAGGCCAGTGGACCGTTCCGGCCGGCAAGTACCTGGTGATGGGCGACAATCGCGACAACAGCGACGACGGCCGCTTCTGGGGCCTGCTGCCGGAGGAAAACCTCCGCGGCAAGGCCTTCCTGATCTGGCTGAACTGCTCGGGCTGGTTCTGCAAGGACGGTTTCGAGCCGTCGCGGATCGGCACGGGTATCCATTGA
- a CDS encoding DUF4845 domain-containing protein, whose translation MKNMTSQRGITLTSFLVVLIVVAFFLYIGMKLFPMYQEYYAVRTALKSLAKEPGVANMEPARVQELFFKRIHMSYSENLKPSDIKFDRIDGGWNLKVNYEVRRELIGNLDVVGKFDTNQDLTLRGAD comes from the coding sequence ATGAAGAACATGACATCGCAGCGCGGCATCACCTTGACCTCGTTCCTGGTGGTGCTGATCGTGGTCGCCTTCTTCCTGTACATCGGGATGAAGCTGTTCCCGATGTACCAGGAGTATTACGCCGTGCGCACGGCGCTGAAGAGCCTGGCCAAAGAGCCGGGGGTGGCCAACATGGAGCCGGCCAGGGTCCAGGAGCTGTTCTTCAAGCGCATCCACATGAGCTATTCCGAGAATCTCAAGCCCTCCGATATCAAGTTCGACCGCATCGACGGCGGCTGGAACTTGAAGGTCAACTACGAAGTGCGCCGTGAGCTGATCGGCAATCTCGACGTGGTGGGCAAATTTGACACCAACCAGGATCTGACTCTCCGCGGTGCCGACTAA
- the rnc gene encoding ribonuclease III, producing MPTKTFQRGDLIGHPFNDPGLLQQALTHRSAGTPNNERLEFLGDSIVNMMVAQALYERWPKADEGALTRARAELVREGALAVIARELHLGERLILGPGEMKTGGHRRDSILADALEAVVAAIYLDAGFATCRTVVLPWFTASMQALPATGKPEKDPKTRLQEWLQARQKALPLYELVSESGDDHAKTFRVRCGVTDPAVSTEGEGASRRLAEQQAAAAALEQLDSK from the coding sequence GTGCCGACTAAGACCTTCCAACGCGGTGACCTGATCGGTCACCCCTTCAACGATCCGGGCCTGCTCCAGCAGGCGCTGACGCATCGCAGTGCCGGCACGCCCAACAATGAGCGGCTGGAATTCCTCGGCGACAGCATCGTCAACATGATGGTGGCCCAGGCGCTCTACGAACGCTGGCCCAAGGCCGACGAGGGCGCGCTGACCCGCGCCCGTGCCGAACTGGTGCGCGAGGGCGCGCTGGCGGTGATCGCGCGCGAGCTGCACCTGGGCGAGCGCCTGATCCTGGGCCCGGGCGAGATGAAGACCGGCGGCCATCGCCGCGACTCCATCCTGGCCGATGCGCTGGAAGCGGTCGTCGCCGCAATCTACCTCGATGCCGGCTTCGCCACCTGCCGGACCGTGGTGCTGCCCTGGTTCACCGCCTCGATGCAGGCCCTGCCGGCCACCGGCAAGCCGGAGAAAGACCCCAAGACCCGACTGCAGGAATGGCTGCAGGCGCGGCAGAAGGCATTGCCCCTGTACGAGCTGGTGTCAGAATCGGGTGACGATCACGCCAAGACCTTCCGGGTACGCTGCGGCGTAACCGACCCCGCTGTCAGCACCGAAGGCGAAGGTGCCTCGCGACGGCTGGCCGAACAACAGGCGGCTGCCGCCGCCCTCGAGCAACTGGATTCCAAGTGA
- the era gene encoding GTPase Era, producing MNEATPHRSGSVAVIGRPNVGKSTLTNALVGAKVSIVSNRPQTTRHRLLGIASYPEGQIVLVDTPGLHRAQKRAMNRVMNRAARGSLEGVDAGMLVIEAGRWDEEDTLAFNVLSDSGIPVVLVVNKIDRLKDKGALLPFLQQVTEGRTFAAVHPISAQKRNGLESLVRDLMKLLPEAPPMFGEDEITDRSQRFLAGELVREQLMRQLGEELPYATTVEIERFVEDGNLLRIGAVIWVEREGQKAIVIGKAGTRLKEIGAKSRLQMERLFGAKVFLETWVRVREGWSDDEAALKAFGYE from the coding sequence GTGAACGAAGCAACCCCCCATCGTTCCGGCAGCGTGGCCGTCATCGGTCGCCCCAACGTCGGCAAATCCACCCTGACCAACGCCCTGGTAGGCGCCAAGGTCAGTATCGTCTCCAACCGGCCGCAGACCACGCGGCACCGGCTGCTCGGCATTGCCAGCTACCCGGAAGGGCAGATCGTGCTGGTCGACACCCCCGGCCTGCACCGTGCGCAGAAGCGCGCCATGAACCGGGTGATGAACCGCGCCGCGCGCGGCTCGCTCGAGGGCGTGGACGCCGGCATGCTGGTGATCGAAGCCGGCCGCTGGGACGAGGAAGACACGCTGGCCTTCAACGTGCTCAGCGACTCGGGGATCCCGGTGGTGCTGGTGGTCAACAAGATCGACCGGCTCAAGGACAAGGGCGCCCTGCTGCCGTTCCTGCAGCAGGTCACCGAGGGCCGCACGTTCGCCGCGGTGCACCCGATCTCGGCGCAGAAGCGCAATGGCCTGGAATCGCTGGTCCGCGACCTGATGAAGCTGTTGCCGGAAGCCCCGCCGATGTTCGGCGAGGACGAGATCACCGACCGTAGCCAGCGCTTCCTCGCCGGTGAGCTGGTGCGCGAGCAGTTGATGCGCCAGCTCGGCGAAGAACTGCCGTATGCGACCACGGTCGAGATCGAGCGCTTCGTCGAAGATGGCAACCTGCTGCGCATCGGTGCGGTGATCTGGGTCGAGCGCGAAGGCCAGAAGGCGATCGTGATCGGCAAGGCCGGCACCCGCCTGAAGGAGATCGGCGCCAAATCCCGCCTGCAGATGGAACGTCTGTTCGGCGCCAAGGTCTTCCTGGAAACCTGGGTCCGGGTGCGCGAAGGCTGGTCCGACGATGAAGCCGCGCTCAAGGCGTTCGGCTACGAATAA
- the recO gene encoding DNA repair protein RecO: MRIEDEPAFVLHARPWRETSLLVEVLTEQYGRIGVLARGVSSPRSQALRAALQPLQWIRLTAVQRGELAQLRGAEALDAAPRLTGQAMLAGFYINELLMRLAPRQDPLPELYDHYAQVRARLRDGEPLAWTLRRFERDLLEALGFGFDLLHGSDEEPVDPAARYELDPQEGPRRLLSDRGVDQRRGTATGSALLALAADELPGPEDLGSLRRPMRAVLMHHLGGRGLKSWEMLEDLARRGT; this comes from the coding sequence ATGCGCATCGAGGATGAGCCGGCGTTCGTGCTCCACGCCCGCCCGTGGCGGGAAACCAGTCTGCTCGTGGAGGTGCTGACCGAGCAGTACGGCCGGATCGGGGTGCTTGCCCGAGGCGTATCCAGCCCGCGCAGCCAGGCGCTGCGCGCGGCCCTGCAGCCATTGCAGTGGATCCGCCTGACCGCCGTGCAGCGGGGCGAGCTGGCCCAGCTGCGCGGGGCCGAGGCCCTGGACGCTGCGCCACGCCTGACCGGCCAGGCGATGCTGGCCGGGTTCTACATCAACGAACTGCTGATGCGGCTGGCGCCCCGCCAGGACCCGCTGCCCGAGCTTTACGACCATTACGCGCAGGTCCGCGCACGGCTGCGCGATGGCGAGCCGCTGGCCTGGACCCTGCGCCGTTTCGAGCGCGACCTGCTGGAGGCCCTGGGCTTCGGCTTCGATCTGCTGCACGGCAGCGATGAGGAGCCGGTCGACCCGGCCGCACGGTATGAGCTGGACCCGCAGGAGGGGCCGCGCCGGCTGCTCAGCGACCGCGGTGTGGATCAGCGCCGTGGCACCGCGACCGGCAGTGCGTTGCTGGCGCTGGCCGCCGATGAACTGCCCGGGCCCGAGGATCTGGGCAGCCTGCGCCGGCCGATGCGCGCAGTGCTGATGCACCATCTGGGCGGGCGAGGGCTGAAATCCTGGGAAATGCTGGAGGACCTGGCGCGACGGGGCACCTGA
- a CDS encoding hybrid sensor histidine kinase/response regulator, whose protein sequence is MQMTPRDPMPRFLLVEDDTISRGFFKAALETLPAQVDTADSLATAMDRARGNQHDLWLIDVNLPDGNGTQLLQELRRSRPDTPALAHTADGDTSIHSRLRDAGFSETLVKPLSREHLLKAVRRALVHTAGSLSAPVLADAEDVEGERQDWDETTALAALNGQRHHLIALRELFLAELPGVRDAVAQALREEDVRALRGQLHRLQASCGFVGAARLARAVRQLHQAPDSTGAQSRFRVAVDALLQ, encoded by the coding sequence ATGCAGATGACCCCGAGGGATCCCATGCCCCGATTCCTGCTCGTCGAGGACGACACCATCAGCCGCGGCTTCTTCAAGGCCGCGCTGGAAACCCTGCCGGCGCAGGTGGATACCGCCGATTCCCTGGCCACGGCCATGGACCGCGCCCGTGGCAACCAACATGATCTGTGGCTGATCGACGTCAACCTGCCCGACGGTAACGGCACCCAACTGCTGCAGGAGCTGCGCCGCTCGCGGCCAGATACGCCGGCACTGGCACATACCGCCGATGGCGACACCTCGATCCATTCGCGGCTGCGCGATGCCGGCTTCAGTGAAACCCTTGTCAAGCCGCTGAGCCGTGAGCACCTGCTCAAGGCCGTCCGCCGCGCGTTGGTGCATACCGCTGGCAGCCTGTCCGCCCCGGTGCTTGCCGACGCCGAGGACGTGGAGGGCGAGCGCCAGGACTGGGACGAAACCACGGCCCTGGCCGCGCTGAACGGGCAGCGCCACCACCTCATCGCGTTGCGCGAGCTGTTCCTGGCCGAGTTGCCTGGGGTTCGCGACGCGGTGGCCCAGGCCCTGCGCGAGGAGGATGTGCGGGCCCTGCGCGGCCAGCTGCATCGGCTGCAGGCCAGCTGCGGATTTGTCGGCGCCGCGCGCCTGGCCCGGGCGGTCCGCCAGCTGCATCAGGCCCCGGACTCCACCGGGGCGCAGAGCCGCTTTCGCGTGGCGGTCGACGCCCTGCTGCAGTGA
- the rlmD gene encoding 23S rRNA (uracil(1939)-C(5))-methyltransferase RlmD, producing the protein MARTRSRLDRTPFQTDILDLSHDGRGVARRDGEGGKVTFITGALPGEVVTAEPTARNRHFDEARTIEVVQASPQRVTPRCPHFGVCAGCVLQHLEESQQIVAKQRVLIDNLTRIGHVTPGTVLPPLVGDSWGYRRKGRFSVRRVEKKDKTLVGFRELDPRFVADLSQCLTVIPEIGMKVGVLSEFIETLDGKRDIPQIELIAGDDAIMLTIRHMQPLSDADRAAWIVFGQAHGFAISLQPGGVESVQPLWPAEVPLSFKLAPWDVELAFRPLDFIQVNAKLNVQMIAHALALLDAGPDERVLDLFCGLGNFTLPLARTVRNVVGVEGDAGLVARARENAVRNGLENAEFHAADLTQDQRQASWMRQGFDKLLLDPPRSGAIEVLQQLPLKQFKRIVYVSCHPGSLARDAGYLVNEQGFTLVSAGAMDMFPHTAHVESIAVFEKR; encoded by the coding sequence GTGGCCCGAACCCGCTCCCGCCTCGACCGTACTCCCTTCCAGACCGACATCCTCGACCTCAGCCATGACGGCCGTGGCGTTGCCCGCCGCGACGGCGAGGGTGGCAAGGTCACCTTCATCACCGGCGCGCTGCCCGGTGAGGTGGTGACCGCCGAGCCGACCGCGCGCAATCGTCATTTCGATGAAGCTCGGACCATCGAGGTCGTACAGGCCTCGCCGCAGCGGGTGACCCCGCGCTGCCCGCATTTCGGCGTCTGTGCCGGCTGCGTGCTGCAGCACCTGGAAGAGTCGCAGCAGATCGTGGCCAAGCAGCGGGTGCTGATCGACAACCTGACCCGGATCGGCCACGTCACCCCGGGCACGGTGCTGCCGCCGCTGGTGGGCGACAGCTGGGGCTACCGCCGCAAAGGCCGCTTCTCGGTGCGCCGCGTCGAGAAGAAGGACAAGACCCTGGTCGGCTTCCGCGAGCTGGACCCGCGTTTCGTCGCGGACCTGAGCCAGTGCCTGACCGTCATTCCGGAAATCGGGATGAAGGTCGGCGTGCTCTCCGAGTTCATCGAGACCCTGGACGGCAAACGCGACATTCCCCAGATCGAATTAATCGCCGGCGATGACGCGATCATGCTGACCATCCGCCACATGCAGCCGCTCAGCGATGCCGACCGTGCCGCGTGGATCGTCTTCGGCCAGGCACACGGTTTTGCGATCTCGCTGCAGCCCGGTGGCGTGGAGTCGGTGCAGCCGCTGTGGCCGGCCGAGGTGCCGTTGTCGTTCAAGCTGGCGCCGTGGGATGTCGAGCTGGCGTTCCGCCCGCTGGATTTCATCCAGGTCAATGCCAAGCTCAACGTGCAGATGATCGCGCACGCGCTGGCCCTGCTCGATGCCGGTCCGGACGAGCGCGTGCTCGATCTGTTCTGCGGGCTGGGCAATTTCACCCTGCCGCTGGCGCGCACCGTGCGCAACGTGGTCGGTGTGGAGGGTGATGCCGGCCTGGTGGCGCGTGCGCGTGAGAACGCGGTGCGCAATGGGCTGGAGAATGCCGAGTTCCATGCCGCCGATCTGACCCAGGACCAGCGCCAGGCCTCGTGGATGCGCCAGGGCTTCGACAAGCTGCTGCTGGATCCGCCGCGCTCGGGCGCCATCGAAGTGCTGCAGCAGCTGCCGCTGAAGCAGTTCAAGCGCATCGTCTACGTGAGCTGCCATCCGGGCTCGCTGGCGCGCGATGCCGGCTACCTGGTCAACGAGCAGGGCTTCACCCTGGTCTCGGCCGGCGCGATGGACATGTTCCCGCACACCGCGCACGTGGAAAGCATCGCGGTGTTCGAAAAGCGCTGA
- a CDS encoding CYTH domain-containing protein, whose product MGIEIERKYLVTGEGWRTAAHAVIPMAQGYLNDAASLESGAQKASVRVRIQGAQAFLNMKSREIGHTRQEFDYPIPVEDARALLALCVGGLIDKRRHLVEHDGLLWEVDEFLGENAGLVVAEVELEHAEQTVTLPEWAGEEVTDQVRYYNLALAAHPFSRWSSAERG is encoded by the coding sequence ATGGGCATTGAAATCGAACGCAAATACCTCGTCACCGGTGAGGGCTGGCGCACCGCTGCGCACGCGGTGATCCCGATGGCACAGGGCTATCTCAACGATGCCGCCTCGCTGGAGAGCGGCGCGCAGAAGGCGTCGGTGCGCGTGCGCATCCAGGGCGCGCAGGCCTTCCTCAACATGAAGTCGCGCGAGATAGGGCACACCCGGCAGGAGTTCGATTATCCGATCCCGGTGGAGGATGCGCGCGCGCTGCTGGCGCTGTGCGTCGGCGGGCTGATCGACAAGCGCCGGCACCTGGTCGAGCACGACGGGCTGCTCTGGGAGGTGGACGAATTCCTGGGCGAGAACGCCGGGCTGGTGGTGGCCGAAGTGGAGCTCGAGCACGCCGAGCAGACGGTTACGCTGCCCGAGTGGGCAGGCGAGGAGGTCACCGACCAGGTGCGCTATTACAACCTGGCCCTGGCCGCGCACCCCTTTTCACGCTGGTCAAGCGCTGAACGCGGCTGA
- a CDS encoding DsbA family oxidoreductase, which translates to MKIDIWSDVVCPWCWIGKHRFQQGLALLGDDAPEVEVHWHPFLLDPDAGTAPVPLRQAYAAKFGSAERTEQILTQTQAAARAEGLPMDFNQGQVRVTTLPAHRLMWLAGREGVQAEVGEALFRAHFVEGRNLADPQTLIAAGAAGGLQAERITALLEGEEGLEEIQAQLAQAQRFGIQSVPTFVIDDKYAIQGAQPPEAFAQALRQIAAERTPAGPAGHGDGCGPDGCEV; encoded by the coding sequence ATGAAAATCGATATCTGGTCGGATGTGGTGTGCCCCTGGTGCTGGATCGGCAAGCACCGGTTCCAGCAGGGACTGGCGTTGCTCGGCGATGACGCGCCCGAGGTGGAGGTGCATTGGCACCCGTTCCTGCTCGATCCCGACGCCGGCACGGCCCCGGTACCGCTGCGCCAGGCGTACGCGGCCAAGTTCGGCAGTGCCGAGCGCACCGAACAGATCCTGACCCAGACCCAGGCCGCGGCGCGCGCCGAGGGCCTGCCGATGGATTTCAACCAGGGCCAGGTCCGGGTGACCACGCTGCCGGCGCACCGGCTGATGTGGCTGGCCGGGCGTGAAGGCGTCCAGGCCGAGGTCGGCGAGGCACTGTTCCGCGCGCATTTCGTGGAGGGGCGCAACCTGGCCGATCCCCAGACCCTGATTGCCGCCGGCGCCGCCGGCGGGCTCCAGGCCGAGCGCATCACCGCGCTGCTGGAAGGAGAGGAGGGGCTGGAGGAGATCCAGGCGCAGCTGGCGCAGGCGCAGCGCTTCGGCATTCAGTCCGTGCCCACCTTCGTGATCGACGATAAATACGCCATCCAGGGGGCCCAGCCACCGGAGGCGTTCGCCCAGGCCCTGCGCCAGATCGCGGCCGAACGCACGCCTGCAGGCCCTGCGGGGCACGGCGATGGCTGCGGCCCGGACGGTTGCGAGGTCTGA
- the nagZ gene encoding beta-N-acetylhexosaminidase, producing MLVIGVAGTELTAQEREWLQHDAVAGVILFKRNFASREQIAELSAAIRAAAPRPQLICVDQEGGRVQRFREGYSALPPLQGFDALYASDREAALALAEQHAWLMASEVRASGVDLSFAPVVDLGRGNLAIGNRAFSADPQVVAAFTAAYVRGMHSVGMAATLKHFPGHGTVLEDTHFHDASDPRSLDELRALDLIPFAAGIAAGADAVMMAHVVYPQVAPEPAGYSPRWIQQILREQMGFRGVVFSDDIGMAASFAAGGVKARVDAHLDAGCDVVLVCHPELVEESLRAVEGRTLNTAALLGLIGRGALGWDGLLADSRHGTTQSRLLDTLGRTV from the coding sequence ATGCTCGTGATCGGCGTTGCCGGGACCGAACTCACCGCCCAGGAACGCGAGTGGCTGCAGCACGACGCCGTGGCCGGCGTCATCCTGTTCAAGCGCAACTTCGCCTCGCGCGAGCAGATCGCCGAGCTCTCGGCGGCCATCCGTGCCGCCGCGCCGCGCCCGCAGCTGATCTGCGTGGACCAGGAAGGCGGCCGCGTGCAGCGCTTCCGCGAGGGGTACAGCGCGCTGCCGCCGCTGCAGGGCTTCGATGCGCTGTATGCCTCCGATCGCGAGGCCGCGCTGGCCCTGGCCGAGCAGCACGCCTGGCTGATGGCCAGTGAAGTGCGCGCCAGTGGCGTGGACCTCAGCTTCGCCCCCGTCGTCGATCTGGGCCGTGGCAACCTGGCGATCGGCAATCGCGCCTTCAGCGCGGACCCGCAGGTGGTCGCAGCGTTCACTGCCGCCTATGTGCGCGGCATGCACAGCGTTGGCATGGCCGCCACGCTCAAGCATTTCCCCGGGCACGGCACCGTGCTGGAAGACACCCATTTCCACGACGCCAGCGACCCGCGCTCGCTCGATGAACTGCGCGCGCTGGACCTGATCCCGTTCGCGGCCGGCATCGCCGCCGGCGCCGATGCGGTGATGATGGCCCACGTGGTCTACCCGCAGGTCGCGCCGGAGCCGGCCGGCTACTCGCCACGCTGGATCCAGCAGATCCTGCGCGAACAGATGGGCTTCCGCGGCGTGGTCTTCTCCGACGACATCGGCATGGCCGCTTCATTCGCCGCCGGTGGCGTGAAGGCGCGCGTGGATGCACACCTGGACGCCGGTTGCGACGTGGTGCTGGTCTGCCACCCCGAACTGGTGGAAGAATCGCTGCGCGCCGTCGAAGGTCGCACCCTCAACACCGCTGCGCTGCTCGGCCTGATCGGCCGCGGCGCGCTGGGCTGGGACGGCCTGCTGGCCGATTCCCGCCACGGCACCACCCAATCCCGTTTGCTTGACACCCTTGGAAGAACCGTCTGA
- a CDS encoding hypoxanthine-guanine phosphoribosyltransferase, whose product MPNLTISQALAQADLLVDRPTIDKAVAGIADAIARDYKGEVPLFLSIMHGALPFAGQLALELGARGQDVQFDYLHATRYRGETTGGDLVWKHKPATALFGRRVLLVDDILDEGYTLQGVRTWCLEQGATDVRIAALTVKLHDRALPDVKADYAGIDLPDRYVFGFGMDVNETLRCVPAIYAMKE is encoded by the coding sequence ATGCCCAACCTCACCATTTCCCAGGCCCTGGCCCAGGCCGACCTGCTGGTCGACCGTCCCACCATCGACAAGGCCGTCGCTGGCATCGCCGACGCCATCGCGCGCGATTACAAGGGCGAGGTCCCGCTGTTCCTGTCGATCATGCACGGCGCGCTGCCGTTCGCCGGCCAGCTCGCACTGGAACTGGGCGCACGCGGCCAGGACGTGCAGTTCGATTACCTGCACGCCACCCGCTACCGCGGTGAAACCACCGGCGGCGACCTGGTCTGGAAGCACAAGCCGGCCACCGCGCTGTTCGGCCGCCGCGTGCTGCTGGTCGATGACATCCTCGACGAGGGCTACACGCTGCAGGGCGTGCGCACCTGGTGCCTGGAGCAGGGCGCCACCGACGTGCGCATCGCCGCGCTGACGGTCAAGCTGCACGACCGCGCGCTGCCGGACGTCAAGGCCGACTACGCCGGCATCGACCTGCCGGACCGCTATGTGTTCGGTTTCGGCATGGACGTCAACGAAACGCTGCGCTGCGTGCCGGCCATCTACGCGATGAAGGAATGA